A window of the Brassica napus cultivar Da-Ae chromosome C5, Da-Ae, whole genome shotgun sequence genome harbors these coding sequences:
- the LOC106352766 gene encoding phosphatidylinositol 4-kinase gamma 1-like produces MNCLATTLIITCKTTLISDMAVAIDPFSDQFPYFNRSSQRCRLLSLTNLDFNFLGSSLAQSLNGMSQDDNIHRSVSSPCFSIAASANMEEDKKATGAPRIEILGGQSVPTVRALVAEVTMAIVSGAQPLLLPSGLGGAYLLQTGKGHNIAVAKPVDEEPLALNNPKKSGSLMLGQPGMKHSIPVGETGIRELAAYLLDYQGFSNVPPTALVSISHVPFHVSDAFSFSSFPYKVASLQRFVCHDFDAGELGPGSFTVTSVHRIGILDVRVLNLDRHAGNMLVKSCDQDKRYNRVGTAELVPIDHGLCLPECLDDPYFEWLNWPQALVPFTDTELQYISDLDPFKDAELLRNELQSLPESAIRVLIVCTVFLKQAAAAGLCLAEIGEKMTRDFYRGEDSFSLLETLCTKAKATVVVDKGNEVNAELECEVEITEVFHVSKPPLAPKGPRANSIPASMLSSQSQRVTVNAKEKKRGGTMRRRSPPMRVNHAESEGVSFGDMTTVEWDMFLQSFQTLLQDALSKGSVPKLGKQ; encoded by the coding sequence ATGAATTGCTTGGCTACGACCTTAATCATCACCTGCAAGACTACATTGATCTCTGATATGGCCGTGGCTATTGATCCATTCAGTGACCAGTTCCCTTACTTCAACCGATCCTCACAAAGATGCAGACTCTTATCCCTAACCAACCTCGACTTCAACTTCCTCGGATCTAGCCTGGCGCAATCCTTAAATGGAATGTCTCAAGATGACAACATCCATAGAAGCGTCTCCTCTCCTTGCTTCTCCATAGCTGCCTCTGCTAATATGGAGGAAGATAAGAAAGCAACCGGTGCTCCACGGATTGAGATTCTTGGTGGACAGAGTGTTCCCACTGTCCGTGCTCTTGTGGCTGAGGTGACAATGGCTATTGTATCTGGAGCTCAGCCTTTGCTTTTACCAAGTGGCTTGGGAGGTGCTTATCTTCTCCAAACCGGTAAAGGTCATAACATAGCTGTGGCTAAACCGGTTGATGAGGAGCCTTTGGCCTTGAACAATCCTAAAAAGTCTGGAAGTTTGATGCTAGGGCAACCGGGAATGAAACATTCTATCCCTGTTGGTGAAACTGGTATCAGAGAGTTAGCTGCTTACCTTCTTGATTACCAAGGCTTCTCTAATGTTCCACCAACAGCTTTGGTTAGCATCTCACATGTTCCGTTTCACGTCAGCGacgccttctccttctcctcgtTTCCCTATAAGGTTGCTTCCTTGCAGCGGTTTGTGTGTCATGATTTTGATGCTGGAGAGTTAGGTCCAGGAAGCTTTACGGTTACCTCGGTTCATAGGATTGGGATACTTGATGTGAGAGTCTTGAACCTTGACAGGCATGCTGGGAACATGCTGGTGAAGAGCTGTGACCAGGACAAGCGTTATAACCGAGTTGGGACAGCTGAGCTTGTGCCTATAGATCATGGTCTCTGCCTCCCTGAATGCCTAGATGATCCTTACTTTGAGTGGCTAAACTGGCCTCAAGCTTTGGTTCCATTCACCGACACTGAGCTGCAGTATATATCCGATCTGGACCCTTTCAAAGACGCGGAGCTTCTGAGAAATGAACTACAGTCTTTGCCTGAATCTGCTATAAGGGTCCTCATTGTCTGCACGGTTTTCTTGAAACAAGCAGCAGCTGCAGGGCTCTGTCTTGCAGAGATAGGTGAGAAGATGACAAGGGATTTCTATAGAGGTGAAGATAGTTTCAGTCTGTTGGAGACACTCTGCACCAAAGCGAAAGCAACTGTAGTAGTTGACAAAGGAAATGAAGTGAACGCGGAGCTCGAATGTGAAGTGGAGATAACAGAGGTCTTTCATGTATCTAAACCACCTTTGGCTCCAAAAGGGCCACGTGCAAACTCCATACCTGCTTCGATGTTGTCCTCACAAAGCCAGCGGGTTACTGTGAatgcaaaagaaaagaagagaggagGCACCATGAGGAGAAGGAGCCCACCGATGCGTGTGAACCATGCTGAATCAGAAGGTGTGTCTTTCGGGGACATGACAACAGTCGAATGGGACATGTTCCTGCAGAGCTTCCAGACACTTTTGCAAGATGCACTGAGCAAAGGGTCAGTGCCAAAATTAggaaaacaataa